A window of the Chloroflexus sp. Y-396-1 genome harbors these coding sequences:
- a CDS encoding DUF4350 domain-containing protein, which yields MKLRLEVIILLVLFLGLGAFAAYTAEQSGQQTLNTRATSFSSADNGVLALYRWLERMYTGRVDRLAYRPFILSEGDGLLFVLGPGERYEPSHVETVTNWVQNGGVLVIADNRPTPRSAVAPLLAVFDLELNRSTCISSATAIHPALGSPALENFSLETCVAIASTAPQSVLAPLAIAEGQPIVAGQRFGNGYVIVVASLYPFTNTGIREPTSAAFLLNLLHWLPANKRIVFDEFHHGFVPNADLRSLLLNHSLGWAVLYSVTVVGLYLLASSRRFGRPLPLRSEVARRSSTEYIDSMATMFRKTRQVAYAAEHYRYMLRRRLGQPYGIAQTLDDDAFVTQLATIRPIDQQKLRRIFAELRRPDLSEAELLWLVAESDQIVC from the coding sequence ATGAAGCTACGGCTTGAAGTTATCATCCTGCTCGTTCTCTTTCTTGGATTAGGTGCTTTCGCTGCGTACACTGCCGAACAAAGCGGTCAGCAAACGCTGAATACACGGGCAACATCGTTTAGCAGTGCAGATAACGGTGTTCTGGCGCTCTACCGCTGGCTTGAACGTATGTATACTGGTCGCGTTGATCGCCTGGCATACCGTCCTTTTATCCTCTCTGAGGGAGATGGACTACTGTTCGTACTAGGGCCGGGTGAACGGTATGAACCATCGCATGTAGAAACTGTGACCAACTGGGTTCAGAATGGTGGTGTTCTGGTGATTGCCGATAATCGTCCGACACCGCGTAGTGCTGTAGCGCCGCTCCTCGCAGTCTTTGATCTAGAACTGAACAGGAGCACGTGTATCTCTTCAGCGACAGCGATTCATCCGGCATTGGGTTCACCAGCGTTAGAGAACTTCTCGCTCGAGACGTGTGTCGCGATAGCGAGCACTGCACCACAATCAGTGCTGGCGCCACTTGCAATCGCAGAAGGGCAGCCCATCGTTGCCGGACAACGTTTTGGCAACGGCTATGTCATCGTGGTGGCAAGTCTTTACCCCTTTACCAATACCGGAATACGTGAGCCGACGTCGGCAGCCTTTCTCCTCAATCTGTTGCACTGGCTACCAGCTAACAAGCGCATCGTGTTTGATGAGTTTCATCATGGGTTTGTTCCGAATGCCGACCTGCGCTCGCTGTTGTTAAACCATTCCCTGGGTTGGGCAGTGCTCTACAGTGTGACGGTCGTTGGACTTTACCTGCTAGCGAGCAGTCGTCGTTTTGGTCGCCCCTTACCACTACGGAGTGAAGTTGCCCGTCGGAGCAGTACTGAATACATTGACAGCATGGCCACGATGTTCCGCAAAACCCGACAGGTTGCCTATGCGGCTGAACACTACCGGTATATGCTTCGGCGGCGCCTTGGTCAGCCGTATGGCATTGCACAGACACTCGATGATGACGCATTTGTTACGCAACTGGCGACGATTCGTCCTATTGATCAGCAAAAGCTGCGGCGGATATTTGCTGAGCTACGGCGACCTGATCTGAGCGAAGCTGAGTTGCTGTGGCTGGTGGCTGAGAGTGATCAGATAGTGTGCTGA
- a CDS encoding DUF4129 domain-containing protein: MKRKSLLIVLIMLWCQLPILTFAQPMEVSLTDYDRLLRAAYAAAQRGDLLELRALVDELIAIGHVRMPNGELAHVDHYWLAEALGQSVPDTPAIASRLGALIDALPPGTAIAADALQQWEAVLNEPPFNRDRSESWFTRFLDWLLEGLANLIPDIPDVPVAPELSDPSQITPIVWVILAITGLLFGGLIFFWARNMRRALRPVIQLAKPDAEAEPVTFSEAQQLAEAAQRAGDRRNAVRYLYLAALLWLDEQKLLSFQRELTNREYLSRLRDQPSLYAQLTPIIATFEAVWYGLQTIDEHAFRAYEQQVATLIGQTGTRYEATA; this comes from the coding sequence ATGAAACGGAAATCTCTGCTGATCGTGCTGATAATGCTCTGGTGTCAGTTGCCCATTCTCACCTTTGCCCAGCCGATGGAAGTATCGCTGACCGATTATGACCGGTTGTTACGAGCGGCATATGCTGCCGCTCAACGTGGTGATCTATTAGAGTTACGGGCGTTAGTTGATGAATTGATCGCAATCGGTCATGTGCGTATGCCCAATGGCGAGTTAGCACACGTCGATCACTATTGGCTGGCAGAGGCGCTGGGGCAGTCGGTACCGGATACACCAGCAATTGCGAGCAGATTAGGGGCGTTGATAGATGCGTTACCACCGGGTACAGCGATTGCCGCCGATGCACTGCAACAATGGGAGGCGGTCTTGAACGAACCACCCTTCAACCGTGACCGGTCCGAAAGCTGGTTCACCCGCTTTCTCGATTGGCTCCTCGAAGGATTGGCCAACTTGATTCCCGATATTCCAGACGTGCCAGTTGCGCCAGAGTTGAGCGATCCCTCGCAGATAACGCCGATTGTCTGGGTGATACTGGCGATCACGGGGCTATTGTTCGGTGGCCTGATCTTCTTTTGGGCACGAAATATGCGGCGTGCGCTACGTCCGGTGATCCAACTCGCCAAACCTGATGCAGAAGCAGAACCGGTCACCTTTAGCGAAGCGCAGCAACTGGCAGAAGCAGCACAGCGCGCCGGGGATCGTCGGAATGCTGTTCGTTATCTCTACCTGGCTGCGCTGCTCTGGCTTGATGAACAGAAGTTGCTATCTTTCCAGCGTGAACTGACTAATCGCGAATACCTGTCCCGGCTTCGCGATCAACCATCACTCTACGCACAACTAACGCCGATCATCGCCACGTTCGAAGCGGTCTGGTATGGATTGCAAACCATCGATGAGCACGCCTTTCGCGCATACGAACAACAGGTAGCAACATTGATCGGGCAGACAGGAACCAGATATGAAGCTACGGCTTGA